The Polypterus senegalus isolate Bchr_013 chromosome 10, ASM1683550v1, whole genome shotgun sequence genomic interval tttttgatattttaatacatctacaaacctttctgaaaaacatGTTTCTACCTTTTATCCTTATGGTTATTGAATGTCGATTGATGGGCAAATCAATCCAtctaaaatgaaatctgtaatACAATAAAGGGTGTAGTAACTgggagggtctgaatactttctgaattcactacaTATGAGGGCAGTTCAAAAGGTTTTGGCacaatttttttaaactctatttattataaatttcaaaaacaaatgacatcacttttctacttAGTCACCTTCCTTTTCGATGTAGttttcccagcatcgtaccaactttttaattacTCCTCCTCCCTCTCCTCTGtggaaacgttttgaacgtccctcatatattCACACTTAGGcaatatttgcatacatttgtatatactgtatgtgttaattttttttttaactcaaattgttcaagacatccatccatccattatccatcccactatatcctaactacagggtcacgggggtctgctggagccaatcccagccaacacaggacacaaggcaggaaacaaaccccgggcagggcgccaacccaccgcagttgttCAAGACATACAGCTAACAGATGTCCAAGAATGTTATAAATAATGGAGAAACCACCAGACCAAGCATGAAACtgaattatttaacttaatttataaACGTAATTAAGAATTTCAAGAGTCCAAATTACAAAATTCAAAAATGCAGAATTTCAACAACAAAAAttctaaagtaataataaaaaaaaatgcaacggtaagtaaatacagtaatggtaaataaaattttaaaaaaaaaatccaaagccatcaaaaatacagaaacaaagggaaaaaaataatgagcaaaaaaaaaaaaaactgcaataaaatGAACCACAGACCTAAAAAGTAATTAATCCAATTatgaagtgaaagtcaaaataccaaGAAAACCCAACGTATTCATTAAGGCACAGAAacttacaaaagagaacacaaagGGGAGTTGGAGGAGAGCTAAGGGGTCACTGAGGAAGCTGTGGCAGCAGGTGATTTAGACAGGTAGTCGATTAATCCATCAATTCATTTTTAGAAAATGAGTAACAAGAGTAACACGATTGCTTCGGCCCGATTAGGCGCGGCTGAACACTGGGCTGGCGTGTCAGGACCTCATGTGCACGCAGAGGAGACGTGAGGCTGAGCTCCGAGGTGACGAGTGGTACACATTTCACTTTTTGTGCGCATGCAGCATGTGCACGGCATCCTGGGTGAGGCTGATTTGCTGCCCCACTTTTGCATGTGGTGAAACAGAACCTTGCATGTGTTGTGTCAGAGCTTCCTGTTTATCTGCACTCCATACCATACCTGTCTTTAAAAAGTATGCTGGGGCGGCTGGAGGCCCAAAGggaagctgtgtgtgtgtgtgtgtgtgtgtgtgtgtgtgtgctgcatgTGTAGATCAAGTGGAAAAGGGTTTGATGTTGGAGGGGCGCAATTCACCCTACTGCACCATTGAATCCTTTACATTGGACaccttcttcttttgcatgtaaCCATGGCGTGAAAACCTGCGGCCTGAAGGTTTCACATATCTAATATGTCACCAGCTAGAGCAATTTCCTGCTTTAATTATGAAATATGTGTTATGGGTAAAAATATTTGTGTGATAATGTACTGAAGTTACTGTGCCGCACTTTGCAAATCCGAAAATGTAATGTCTTAGCTACGAAACGAacgaacaaaagaaaaagaaagaaagaaagaagcaatcAATTGACTGTCCATCAGCCACATAACTAATTCTACAAGTTACTCAACATTCATTCTATCCAGATGGTCATCCAAATGCACATAGTCCCTCCATATGCTGTCCTCAGATGCCATCTTTTACGGTGGGGTGAGGTGGGGTTTCAGTAAGTGGATACTTTAGCTTTCATGTTTTGGAACCATCATGGACTGACCTGAGTCAAGTGGTATCTCACAATTCCTGGAGTACAAGGTGAAAAACCATACACTTTTTAGCAGTACCACCACCACGTGGCCACAGACTCTTAGATGAGCAACCATCGTGGCATCATCTTCCACTCTGAGCCTTACAAAGAAGTCTTTAAGATGACATCCTCTGccaatggaggaggaggaggcaagTCGGTCTCTGCTTCAGGTTTTGGTGGGACATCAGAGGTTGGTGTCGGCTGAACGTTATTACTTAGCGGTCCTTCCTTGGCTTGGGTGACACACCCATTTTCTTCTGGGGCAGAGGAGGAAGCGGTGGTACCATTTGGTTTTTCCACCGTTGAAGGACAGCCATTCGAATGTGGGCCCAAGAGAGGCTGGCTCAGGTTGTCTTCTTCCTTTTTGCTCAAGTCCTTCATTTCTTGGATGCTGACCGATTCCAGAATGACTGACGCCTGCCGGGACTTGCGCTTCCCAAAGAAGGTGGAGAGGGAGGTCCGCTTGTTCACTGCATCGGGGACCTTGTCGCTGACTCCACCCTCATCTTCAACAGTGACGTTATCCTCCTTGAGTGGCATGGGACCCGCCCAGGCATCTTCCTCCTtacccttctttttcttcttggtCAGGCTTGAGTTGAGGGTCTTGGACCTTTGCCTCTTCTTGCAGCTGATGCAGAAAGTTAATACAATACAGAATGAAATAAGCAAGGCTATGACAAGAAAGATAACAATCCATGTCCAGTTGCTGctggatttttctgtgtcatttttgCCAGTGGTTAATGCCATGAAAGAAGAGCTGGTCGATATCATGGTTGGAATGCTACGTTCCTCTTTACCTTCTCCTTCAAAGATGGATGCACCAGATGAACTAAGTAGGGGAGTGCTGACAGTGGTAGAAGTGGACAGTGACAATTGCAGTGGAGTTGTTTGCAGATGCTTGCTGGTGACCTGTTTACTTGATGTACTGTTGGTGGGCACACTAGTGGTTGGTAGTACCAGCGTTGACTTAGTCAAGGTTGTAGAGTCCACGGAAGAAGGTCTGGATGTTCCTACTGGGGTATTTGTACTGGATTCACTCTTGGTGGTACTTCTAGTGGCTGATAGACCCAACAGTAAGTTACTCGAGGGTACAGAATGTGTGGAGTAAGATTTTGTGATGATATTGGTCTCTTCTACTTTATCCGTTGCACGTTCCATGGTAGAGGGCTCAGCCGTAGTGTAGACCTTGCTTGTTGTTTCCACCATATGTTTTTCTGTGATTGGCACTGGGGTAGTATTGAGCGTTGAAACCTTCAGAGCCATCTCTGCCTCTGTTTTTCTTTCTGGTTTTCCCTCTGTTTGAAATTCCCCTTTAAAGATTCCTGTAGTTTGGCTCTCACTTAAATTTCCTATGGTACTGTGATCACTGATGCCGTTGTGAGTGGTTGACTCTGAGTCGTTAGTGTTCCAAGCAAAAACCACTCGAGTGACCAGGAGCAGGTAGCAGAGGAGCTTCATCCTTGTGGTGGGGTCGGGGGGCGGGGGGGTGAAGCTAATCTGACCTCCAGATCAATGAGATCTCACACTCTGATTACAACAAGGGAAGGAGCTTCACGTACTTCTTGTTTGCAAGGGACCTGCAGGAAGGCAAGAGGGAAGTGTTAATGAGGTCAGTACTGTCCTCCTGACTTCTTCTACCAGATCATTTCACACAGTGGGTCTCCTGTCCATCCTGCATGCCAGTTAATTGTCACCTTCCCTGTCTTGATCGACCTGTCATGCAGTCCATTTGACCGCTGTCACTGATGAGAAATTTACACAGCCAGCGCACCTTTCAGAGCCACTGGACCTTAATTTGGGTCGCTGGATTCAGAGTGCAGAGCCCAACCATCTTAGCCAATTAAGCTTCAGGAGGACCCCTCGCCCAAGAAAGTGACGACTCAGGCCTCTGACACTGAGAGCATTTACTTTTCACAGCCAGCTCTCTTCATTTCAGCCTTACTATACTCAACTTCTCCCACCTGACTGAATACCCAAACGAGCCTCCAAGTGTCACCGGTGAGAATTTCATCTTGGAACCCAAAGGCTGCACATTCAAATTCAGAGCTGCTAGACATAAACTTGTGCTTCTGGATTCAGAATATCCTTTACTATAGTCAGTCGAGCTAAAGGAGGACACTCAACATGACCAGTCAGGATTCTGACTGTAAtggctttttcatttttcagtgggCTACACTTGCCCCTCCCTCCCTGAACAGGGAGATAAGCAGAATGAATTTATCCTCATTTAGGGTGCAGAAATGCTAGCCTTATTCAGCAATCATTTAGCATAAACCACTTGGTATTTTTTGCAGTTACACAGAAACCAAGAAATGTCAGCTTACTGTACTTAATTAATGGAGGAGTCCAACAAAAAGGAGAAATTGTGTGGAGTTAAAACCTACAGCCACCGGGGGAGCCAGGGCTGAACTTGAAAACCCCTTCAATAATAGAGAATGGCATGTTTTTGTACGGGATAGTAGCTTATGGGATTATATAGTATAGCATAGTTGTACCTGTAGGGGGCATCTCAGGACCCCAGACACAGCTATACCAAGAACATTCCCAGGTTCAAGTAACCTTTTATTGGGACAAAAATCCTTCCTAGAGGTTTCTTCTTCGATACCCATCAAGCACAAGTACAAATCGTTCTGCTCCTCTCCtatcctttcctttctttctctggGTGAGGTGGAGAGCTCCTTTTAACCTGCACTGAAAGCACTTCTGACATGCCAGCACTGTTACGAGGAGTCACCCTTTGGCCAGACCGCTAGCCCAGACCCTCTAGCAGCTCCCAAAGACCTCACCAGGGCTACCCTGCAGAACTACAACTCTGATGCAACTGGGAGATATGCCACAGACACGCTGCGCCCAGTGTTATGGGGAATACTCAGACCTGAGAGGCAGCCATCCCTGTCTTCCACTCTGTTATCCTCCCGACTGGGAAATGGAATACCTTGGATGGTAAGAGGTGTACCAGGTAAGAGTACACCATCTGTGATGGCCAGGATCTCAGTCAATCCGTGTCCTCTATGATATAGcatgttattgtattgtattccttaGTATAACAGAGTATGGGATATTATAGTATCGTAATGCATAGTATGACATGAAACTGGTTAGTACAGATTTGTATTGTAAAGCATAATATAGTAGAGTATAATATATCATAGAATAGTCATGCACAaagtccagtgaaattcttacttgcatgtccaactaGCTTGCAACATGCTGCCACTTTCCAGTGCTATGATGAGCAAGAAgacgttaaaaaaaaatgatgtcattttatttaatggaaGAAGCCTTACAAAACCTCATACAGATATAGggtacatgtactgtacatgtgacaatgatggggagaacatggaacTCCTCACATACAATGACTGGCATGGAATTCAAACTCATACTACACTAAAATCTATtactgcctactataccaaattctatctatctatctatctatctatctatctatctatctatctatctatctatctatctattcaaatcttgcctactataccaattctatctatctatctatctatctatctatctatctatctatctatctatctatctatctatctatctagtgcctttcatatctatctatctatctatctatcgatctatctactGTCACCTGGCCTTATCTCCTTGATCATTTTAATAGATGATGTTTGTCTCCTTTTACATCAATTTGTGTTACTGAGTATTTAAACTGGCCTTTGCCGTTATGTGTATGCAGTATTTAATTATCAGTTTGTAACCTACCTGTGAACTTGTTCTAGTGCTCTTGAGTCTGGACTCAGGGAATGGTGCtataaataataatgttattgaaatgcaaacatttttccAAATGATGCCTTTGCTCTTCAGTGGCCCTTCCATTGAACGCTGTTTGAACTCAATTCCTATTAAAATATGAGCCCAACATGCTAtccaataattttaaattgaatgaaaTGTAACTTTAGTGAAATACAACAATGTTGCAGCATCACAGAGATATCTCACTACATCTGTATATAGAATTGACTTTAACTCCCCATTCCTGCTGTCCAATGCAGATCACCATTACGTCAACAAGTGATAATTTTAAAACATGAGCGCATCACTTTTGACGTGAGAGTTTGTATATTTAATTGTTTCATAACTAATTTTTTGATCTTTGCGTCAGAGTTTGCGTGTGCCGGAATTTGAGCCCAACGTGTTGAGGCAAAGGTGCTAACCAGCGAGCCACCACTACTGCATTTTCACACACTGCCACATCCATCCTTCTTGGTAGGCTTTAAATCGCCATCCGTCCAAGCCATCCATTTTGtgaactcatccatccatccatccatctctccatccatttGCTTGCTGAACCTACAAGACACTCCCAGACTGGGCCAGCTTAGAGAGGCCCAGTGAGAATGTGGGAGGGCATCTTGCAGAAAACCGACAGAGAGAAGACGCAAACTCCACAGGATTTGAATTCAGACCCCTACGCCACCCAGATCTTTGCAAGTGAACCCCAGATGTCCACAGCGCTACGTCTCTGTGTCCATCCTGTCCCACATTTTGAGATTTAGAGCTTCAGAACTGGGCTTCCTTTTTGATGATCAAAGTCGAAGCCTCTGATTGCCTGCCACATGTCCTCCTACCCAGACGCTCCGCCAAGCGGCAAGTGAAATTTTGCCCACACCCAACAGTAGCAGCAGAGGTTGGACCTGCTCTGGATGTCCAGATTTGCAGTTCCAGCTCTTCTGTATGGATACCTGCGGCCATTTAGTGCAGTAACACACCATGCTCTGCACTGCTGGCCTGTGTGATAACCATCATGGACCGTTGCCCCCTCAGAACCCAAGTGGCAGACAGGTGGCTGACAGCACGCGACCCCGAAGACAGGCTTGCTGAGGTGAGTTGGGCACAGGAGGATGAGAAAGCCACAGATTGTATACCACACTCACCAGACTAGCAGTAGGCCATCCCACTGGGCTCCTTGAGTCTTCGGGTGTCACCTCCACGCTGGCGCTGTGACCGTCTCCCTCGGCAGCTCCTACTCGAGTGTGCGCCCTGCTCTGTGCTGTTGTGGTGAGCGCGCGCTTCCTGTTGATTAGCATGAAAAGAACACAACTTCAGAGGAAGTAACAGGCTGACAGCACAGGAGGTGCGGGGCGTCACCGGTCAGAGTGAGACCCCCAGGAGTGAGTGGAGGGGGCACCACTCATGTGGGGAGTACAAGCTGCCGGGAATGCGTGAGAGACACCCCTACCCCCCTTCCCATTTATAAACGTATCCTGGTAGGGCAGTTGGCACCTATGGTGTCGGTAACTCGCGGTCAGGTGCCAGTCGGTTTGCGTGCCCCGTCCGTGTGCAGTGGTTTCTTTGGAGGGCTCACATGCTTTGCCACCAAAGAGCTGAATCGAAACTTTCAACTCCTCCCTTCGGCTCTGTGGTTTTGTGAGGGACTGGAAAAATGTGTGTCTTTGAAAGTGAGTCACGGCACTGCCACCAACGGCATCCTGCAAGAGCAGGTTAAAGAAACTGTGGGACTCTCCATCACCAACACCAGCAGCATGTCTGCCAGCTTAGGTCTATTCGCGTTCAACTGGCCCTGAGGGCTGTCGCGCCACTTGGCTTGCCCCTTACCGTCAAGTACAGTCAGCTGCTTGGATCtcacatttcttgttttttgctATCAGAACGACAGGCTGAGAAAACCAAGCTCACTTCTTCTTTCTCGTGTGGTTCTCCTTTCAGTATctcttttcttgctttattttccCTCTGCTTCTCCCCATGCCTATGTACAGTTTTAGCGACATGCCTATTATTAACCGACTTTGGCTTAGGGCCCCACCCATTAAGCCAAAACTGCAATGCCCGTCAAGTTTATCTCAGAGGTTTTTACTGCAACAGGGAGTGTCAAAGCGCTAACCGGAGTGTGAGTGGGAGCTGGGAGCCCAGCGACAGAATGGCACCCCGTCCAAGTGAAGTTTAGCCAATGGACGTACAGGGTGTAAAaatagaatgaatgaataaaacaagcaatcagtcagtcagtcaggcagtcatGCGAATGGAAACGTCAGCGCGTAAGCAGCGGGGCATTTTTATGAGAAAAGAAATGAGATGAACCTCCAAAGGTTACAAGTCCCTTCAAGCAAACTGCTTTTGTCTATTGTTGTAAAATCCTTTTGTTTATCATCTCATGAGTATGATTATTAGTTTTAAGGTCGGGCTCCACTTGTCAAAATTAACTTGACTGTCATTTAGAACTCTAAACTGCACTGTCATCTTGTTAAAGAAATCAAagtgaatgcattttatttgggAAATTAGGCCTCTTCATAAGCAacattaataaaagaaataataatagcgCCTTTCTCACGTCTCAAAGCGCTCTGCATAGTGAGTGGGGGGGCCACCTCAACCACCAGTAAGaggcagcatccacctggatgaggtgagggcagccattttgtgctcaccacacattaactattagGTGGTAAAGAGGTAAGTGACAGCCAACTAGAGATGTGATGATTGGGGGTCCAGAacgactaggccatggtgggcaatttagccaggacatctcTTTATGAAGGATACTCAGGTATCTTTTACGACcgcagagagtcagaacctcagCTTTACGTCTCATCTGATAAACAGCACCAATTATACAGCAAAGTGTCGTCGTCACTGCACTGGGCATTAGGATCCACAACCAGACCTCAGGGTAAACACCAGGTTGGACTCCCATCCATGTATTGGCGGGCCTCGaatgtgcttagcttcaggtggacaaGTTTTTCTGGTATGGTATGTcattaaattaaagtaaatggagagacagacagacagccatagCAAAAGATaaacagacagatggatgtgaaaggcactatatgatagatagatagaattgagTATAGTagacaggattagatagatagatagatagatagatagatagatagatagatagatagatagatagatagatagatagatagatagatagatagatagatagatagaatttagtatagtaggcaggattaggtAGAAAAAATACTGTGTTGTAGAAACATAGACATTAAATTTTAGTGTAGTTGacaggacagacagatagattgatAGTGTGGCAGACGACCGGGGAACTTCccccaccgggacacctggagaagggaaggaccaggagaggggcaatatctccccCGGGGCTCAAGAGGGCAGCCACCTCTGAATTGTATCGGCGCCACAGATttagagcttggaagctcaaccctgttggggtccgtggccaccgccaggggatgccTGGACAATgccggagccctggactgcagcacattcaccacaacaggaagtgctgcagtaaGTTCATCAGggcgcacctggagcacatctgggtgcaacataagaggggctgcctcactccatttggggagccagagttgggaggcagagaacagagcttgtgaggagaggagtggaggcggctgacGAGAATgaaaagagagaaggagaaaagGGACTGAGCTTTATCATTGATAAtatgtgcactgtgtgctgtgtaggAGAAGAGAGTTAATAAGCGTTTGTGTTTTAGACAttgtgtgtctcagtgtctgtctgtcaccaggctgatcttccacaatagatagatagatagattgattgattctttcatatctatctatctatctatctatctatctatctatctatctatctatctatctatctatctatctatctatcctgttcaCGGTCACACGTCACtgacactcacacccacacaggACCAGTTTAGCATCACAAATTAACGTAACATGCACTTATTTCATTGGAGACTGGCGGGCCCTTAGACGTCCCACACTGTCAGCATGAAGACACTTAAGACTGCGATTTAAATGCCACCACTCTAGTTCTGTGAAGTGTCAGCACTAATTACTGTGCCACCCTGCTCACTGAGTGCGGTCGTTCTTTAAAACGATCAAAAGCCGTGTTTGTTTATTAGTGAGGGTGGCTGTATTTGTGCGACAGAGGCCCATGTcaggctggcatcccatccaaggtTGGTCCCTGCTTTGTTCCAATTAAGCTGTTTTTATGCCCACAGTCGCAACTGGGAGCATGGGAAGCaacagatggaaagattctgtcatcataTTAGATAGGCAGCACAGATTTATACAGTAGAATGACCAGGGAAGGGTGTGAGGTCTCACAGACTGTGACGGCGTCTTTGACTTTGTATGTTACGTATAATTAACTGTTGGACCCccctaaagattcattttctccTGGGATGCTACTGActgagtttttccttttcttgtcttCTGCTGTCAAATGGCCATAGTTCAATAGTAATGTTAATGAACAGACGTTGTTGCGTTTCAGACGCCACCTACTGTATTTGTTTGAACAACTCTTTATGCGACCTCATAATGTAAGTAGTAATTCTTGTAACATTTGTATTTACATTAACCTCCGAACTTGTCACAGAGCTCAGTGAAAGGCGCCAGACAAAAATACAGTGCACTGAATTGCACCTAAGGCTGCTGGGATGAGCCCAGGCTCCTTATTGCCTTGCAGCTGGAATAAGTGGGCTCTGAAAATGAAAGGATGGCTGGtttaatagtaatattacaaATACATCTGCTGTAGCgtacacattaaaaatgaaaatttattataaatacaattaatatatGCATATGCTTCATATTTAAACAtatcatttcttatttatttgctttatttatttgatttatttgctgcataacaaaaaaaactcaaaaagcaGGGTACAAATTAGCATTTAATGAAATCTTAGGACATACACCATACTGATTCAAAAAGAAAGCACATACAcagtagaaaattaaaaagaaaacatatacacagtagaaatgaatataaataaccaATCAGTTTTAACAACAAGACATCGTGCCTCTCTGTTTTCAATGGAATGTTCTAGAACACTCCATCGAGAGGGGCATCATTTCTGTAAGGGTCCGTTTTCTGCCCTTTATAATTGACGCCCTGGACTTGATGTCCGTCCATCACAGCGCAGGCTGACAAACAGCCGAGGGCCTCCATTTAACCCAACCGGCATGCCCTTTGGATTGAGAGGAAGCCTGCAGCGAGCATCGAGACTGAGACAGTGAGCAGGCAGGCTGGGATTTGAAGGGGCACCATCTGCctcaataaagtttatttatattgGAGTTTTAACGTTGATTTATTACctgattataaatgcaagtttttGGCCTCCTCTCCAACGTGCTGGGATGCTTCTGATGGTTGCAGGTTCGACCCCATGCTTCTTCTCTGTGATCAAGTTATGTATTTGGGCCGTCACCTAGACAGTACACTTGTAAGCTGATGTCTGCTGTGTCTCTTTACCCAAGAATGGCCTTGCTGCTGAAAGGGAGCTACAGTATATAACGTAAAACTTGTCTCTTTCTGttacaatattaaaatgaaatttggcACAGTGGTTCATGCTGCTTCCTCATGGTTATCCAGCACCTTAGGTCCAACCCTTGGGCCTGGACATGTCTGCTCTTCAAGCCAAGTTTATTCCTACACTACAAAGTTCTATTAAATGACCAAAACAGTAACAGGACTGCGACTCTTGACCGCATTACCAAAGGCTGATTTCATTCAAACTATAATCATCTCCCCAGAGGTGGCCTTAAAGGGGTGTGTGTAGGGGGGGTGTCTTAGGGCTGACCAACCTCACGTAGGCCCAgctacgtcaaacgctgttaccggaaTGTGTGgactgtaataaaaaataatgtcaacgtacaccagattttctcattgtagtattcagctaaatttttgcaagataacacgcggaCTTGGGCGgctcggtggtgcagtgggtagcgctgctgcctcgcagttaggagacctgggttcgctccccgggttctccctgcgtggagtttgcatgttctccccgtgtctgcgtgggtttcctctgggtactccagtttcctcccacagtccaaagacacgcaggttaggtgcactggagatcctaaatcgtccctagtgtgtgcttgtgtgtgtgtgtgtgcaccctgtggtgggctggcaccctgcccagggtttgtttcctgccttcttccctgtgttggctgggattggctccagcagacccccgtaacccactagttaggatatagcaggttggataatggatggaacacgtggactttatcaaaatataactggagcaTATAATGGGACATGCAGACCTGGGGCCATCATCACTACCTTCTAACATCAGGAAAGACAGAGTAACTccgaaaactaaaaaaaaacaaaactcaattttgaaaaaaatggcaaTTACAAGGTTTTTCCATCACACGTCAGAAATGTTTTAAGTATAATCATTAACCTTAAAATTCATTCCCTTTTATTGTTACATTAATCGTGTCAGTTGATTTCAGTGTCTAAATGAACTGTATATGTTCATGGAGCTATCTTGTGCCAAACATGAGCGTTTGGGAGTCACCTTCAAGCATCTGAAAATGTTCGTTAACAGTCTTCTTCCCAGTCCTCAGTTCAGAAGCTCAGTGATTGGAGGagccctgatgtcacttccactccCTCTTTCAATCCCCGCCCCCTTCAGGATCACAGCATAAAAGAAACACGTCGACCGGAAAGGGGGCTGCTCACcagtctctcactctctcatgtTATTTATCTTTGTGCCACGCTTGCTGGAACTCTTTACACCCTTATGCACTTGTTAGTCTTTCTCAAAATGAC includes:
- the si:ch73-248e21.7 gene encoding leukosialin, translating into MKLLCYLLLVTRVVFAWNTNDSESTTHNGISDHSTIGNLSESQTTGIFKGEFQTEGKPERKTEAEMALKVSTLNTTPVPITEKHMVETTSKVYTTAEPSTMERATDKVEETNIITKSYSTHSVPSSNLLLGLSATRSTTKSESSTNTPVGTSRPSSVDSTTLTKSTLVLPTTSVPTNSTSSKQVTSKHLQTTPLQLSLSTSTTVSTPLLSSSGASIFEGEGKEERSIPTMISTSSSFMALTTGKNDTEKSSSNWTWIVIFLVIALLISFCIVLTFCISCKKRQRSKTLNSSLTKKKKKGKEEDAWAGPMPLKEDNVTVEDEGGVSDKVPDAVNKRTSLSTFFGKRKSRQASVILESVSIQEMKDLSKKEEDNLSQPLLGPHSNGCPSTVEKPNGTTASSSAPEENGCVTQAKEGPLSNNVQPTPTSDVPPKPEAETDLPPPPPLAEDVILKTSL